In the Natrinema sp. CBA1119 genome, GAAGCGCTTGAACAGGACGCCTTTGCCCTCCATGACCGGTTTCGACGCCTGTGCACCGATATCGCCGAGTCCGAGCACTGCCGAGCCGTTCGAGACGACGCCGACGAGGTTTCCCTTTGTCGTGTACTGGTAGGCGTCGTCCGCGTCCGCGGCGATCTCTCGACACGGCGCGGCGACGCCCGGCGAGTACGCCAGCGAGAGGTCGCGTTGCGTGTTCGTCGGTTTCGTCGTCGAAATTTCTATCTTACCCGGCGGATCGGCACGGTGATACTCGAGCGCGTCTTCGTCCATTGTTGTACTCGTGTGTCGCCAGCGGATCGACAAAAGTGTACGCTTCTGATCGGCCGATTTGCGCCGTCAGAGAGCCGATCTGTACCGAAAATCCGTGATCAATCCGCCGCGTGACGCGGAACGTGACCGCAATCGATACACTCCCACGATCGCCGTTCGAACGAGAGTTTTCCCTCGCAATCGGGACAGCGATACGTCTGTACCACTACAGTAGCCACTGAAAGTCATTGCACGCCTGATCGACCGATCAGTGTCTCCCATCGGGAACTGGATGTTTGAACTGGAAGACGAACGAATACGACACCCTGTTCGGACACCGTGAACACATCGTTCGTTTCGGTCAGTAGCCGAGCGGATTCGGAACGAAATCGAGTACAGAGGAATCTGCGTCCGAACGGCAAATACGGCGGTTCGTTTGCCGACCGCGACGAACCGTCTCGCGTACGAACCCATCGCTAACCGTACAGAATTACACCCCAATCTCTGTAACCGTCGATAGCCAGCAGACGGTGAGCGGTTACCGGACTATTCCAGATCAGACCGTTTCGGTACACTCTACCTCGTGACTCGCCTGATTGCTCCGACGGACCAGACGCCAGTTAAAAAATCAGCGACCAGACAGTCTTGCGTGATTAATTATACTAATCCCTCCAACTCGATCCGCGACAAATATCGCCCCATTCACACTCTTACAGTACTTTCCACTGTTCTATAGTAATCAAAATGTTATATTCTAACTAGTAACATTCGAACTCCGTCATATGTTCCTAGTTATAAATTAACGATAGATACCATCCCCGACAGGTATCTGTCAGCTGAGTTTCTGAAGGGCCAGGAATCTAGTTCGATAACCACAACATATGTACGATAGGCCTCAGTGACTACGGGTATGACGGACGACTCGAGCGGTGGGCGTCGGACCAAGGTCGAGCGAGTGATAGACGAGTATGACCTCGAGTCGTGGGGGGATCGTCTCGAGACCGAGTGGGTCGGCGACGGAACGGATCGAACGAGTCTCCGCGACCTCGCGACCGAGTTCAACAAGGCCGTCCTCCGAGCGGCTCTCCGCGATGCGGGCGGGTCGGTGCTCGATTCCGATATCGAAATTCTGTATCAAACGCTGACGGACGACGACGTGTCGCGCTCGGACGCGGTCAGAAAGCGACGTGAACTGAAACGGTCGGGGATCGACATCGACGCCGTCCGCTCCGATTTCGTCACTCACCAGACGATCTATACGTATCTGACGAACGTTCGCAACGCGTCTCTTCCCGACGAGGACACCGAGGACCGGCTCGAGCGAAAGAAAGAGACCGTTCAGCGACTCGCCGGCCGAACGCAAGTCGTCACGGAATCTACGCTCGAAGAACTGAGAAACGCCGAGGAGATTACGGATCGCGAGTACGACGTCTTCGTCGATGTCCGGACCATCTGCGCGAACTGCGGAACCGACTATTCCGTCGCCGAGTTACTCGATCAGGGTGGCTGCGACTGTGAGGCCGGGAAGACATCGTAACGCGACACGTCGGAAAATCGGCCGTTACCGCATAGCATTTATAGCCGGCGGCGTGAAATAACCGTCGTGTCATCTCCAGAGTCAGTCACCTCGTCGATTACCGTTCTCGCGGAGAATATCGGCGGTATCGATAGTAGCGAGGTTACCCTTGAACCCGGCGTTAACGTCCTGACTGGACGAAACGCGACGAATCGAACGTCGTTCCTCCAGACGATCATGGCCGCGCTGGGCAGTCGGCGCTCCTCGTTGAAAGGGGATGCGGACGCCGGTCGCGCCGAATTGGAATTCGACGGTAAACGGTACGAGCGATATCTCGAGCGACGTAACGGCGAAGTGGTCTTCGACGGTGACCCCTATCTCGAGGATCCGGAACTCGCGGACCTCTTTGCCTTCCTGCTCGAATCCAACGAAGCGCGCCGAGCAGTGAGACGCGGCGACGAGCTTCGTGAACTCATCATGCGTCCGATCGATACGGACGAGATCGAAGCCGACATTTCCACCCTCGAGGCCGAGAAACGCGACCTCGATGATCGCCTCGAGCGCCTCGAACAACTCGATTCCGAACTTCCGGGGCTCGAGTCGAAGAAACGGGAACTCGAGAACGAGATTGAAACGACGACCGAGGAAATCGCCGACCTCGAGGACGAGCTCGAGGCGTTCGATCTCGATGTCGAGGCGAGCCGCGACCGGAAAGCGGAGATCGAATCGGCGTTCGCCGACCTCCAGACGGCGCGGACCGAGCTCGAGTCTATCGAATACGATCTCGAGACCGAACGGGAGAGCCACGCCGAACTCGAGCGGGAACGCGACGAGTTGGAGGGAGAACTCGAGGCATTCGACGACGATGATCACGAGTCGCCGGATCGGCTCGAAGGCCGGATCCAGGAACTTCGTGCCCGGAAGCGGTCGCTCGATACGACCGTGAGCGAACTACAGAGCGTGATCCGATTCAACGAGGAACGGCTCGCAGACGACGGGGTCGAGCTGGATCTCGAGGACCACGTCGAGTCGGGGGAGGAAGACGACGGCGACATCACGGAACAGCTCCTCGCGGACGACGACGTCGTCTGTTGGACGTGTGGCTCGCAAGTCGGTCGCGACCGGATCGAGTCGACGCTCGAGCGATTGCGATCGCTCCGCCAGGACCAGCTCGAGGAACGAAGCGAGTTGCAGGCACAGATCGACGACCTCTCCTCGCGTCGGAAGGAGCTTCGCGAGCGAACGCAGCGACGAGGAGAGATCGAAACGCGGCTGTCGGCGATCGACGACGAGCTCGAGCGCCGCGAACAGCGCATCGAGGAACTCGAGACCGAAGTCGAACAGCAACGGACGCGTATCGACGAGCTCGAATCCGAGGCCGAAGCGTTCGAAAACGCGGAGTACGGAGACGTTATCGACACCCACCGCGAACTGAACCGTCTCGAACTCGAACTCGAGGGACTCGAGGACGACCGTGACGACGTGCAGGCCCGAATCGAAGAAATCGAGGGGAAGATCGAGGCGCGCAGTGAACTCGAAGACCGCCGCGAGACCGTCGAAGCAGAGCTGACCGACCTCAGGACGCGCGTCGACCGGATCGAAGAAAACGCCGTCGACGCGTTCAACGAGCACATGGAGTCGATCCTATCGATCCTCGAGTACCGAAACATCGACCGCATCTGGATCGATCGTCGCGAGAAGACGGTCCGAGAGGGGCGGCGGAAGGTCACGCAAACCGCGTTCGACCTGCACATCGTCCGGTCGACCGACGACGGCGCGACGTACGAGGATACCGTCGACCACCTCTCGGAGAGCGAACGCGAAGTCACCGGACTGGTCTTCGCACTCGCAGGCTATCTGGTTCACGACGTCTACGAAATCGTTCCGTTCATGCTGCTGGATTCGCTCGAGGCGATCGACTCGACCCGGATCGCCGATCTCGTTGAGTACTTCGAGGAGCACGTCGACTGTCTCGTCGTCGCGTTGCTCCGCGAGGACGCCGAATCGCTCTCGGACGAGTACGCCTACGTTCGGGAGATATAAGCCGCTGAGCGATGCCGATTCGGAACGACTGAATCGGTTCGTGAAATTCGTTCGATGCTTCCGACAGTACCTCATAAATGGTATATTTGTGATGATACTACAAGCGAAGACAGTTCAGAGATTTTTTCTCTATCCGGTGGTCGATGGCCGTCTGATCGGT is a window encoding:
- the rdfA gene encoding rod-determining factor RdfA, coding for MTDDSSGGRRTKVERVIDEYDLESWGDRLETEWVGDGTDRTSLRDLATEFNKAVLRAALRDAGGSVLDSDIEILYQTLTDDDVSRSDAVRKRRELKRSGIDIDAVRSDFVTHQTIYTYLTNVRNASLPDEDTEDRLERKKETVQRLAGRTQVVTESTLEELRNAEEITDREYDVFVDVRTICANCGTDYSVAELLDQGGCDCEAGKTS
- a CDS encoding archaea-specific SMC-related protein, which codes for MSSPESVTSSITVLAENIGGIDSSEVTLEPGVNVLTGRNATNRTSFLQTIMAALGSRRSSLKGDADAGRAELEFDGKRYERYLERRNGEVVFDGDPYLEDPELADLFAFLLESNEARRAVRRGDELRELIMRPIDTDEIEADISTLEAEKRDLDDRLERLEQLDSELPGLESKKRELENEIETTTEEIADLEDELEAFDLDVEASRDRKAEIESAFADLQTARTELESIEYDLETERESHAELERERDELEGELEAFDDDDHESPDRLEGRIQELRARKRSLDTTVSELQSVIRFNEERLADDGVELDLEDHVESGEEDDGDITEQLLADDDVVCWTCGSQVGRDRIESTLERLRSLRQDQLEERSELQAQIDDLSSRRKELRERTQRRGEIETRLSAIDDELERREQRIEELETEVEQQRTRIDELESEAEAFENAEYGDVIDTHRELNRLELELEGLEDDRDDVQARIEEIEGKIEARSELEDRRETVEAELTDLRTRVDRIEENAVDAFNEHMESILSILEYRNIDRIWIDRREKTVREGRRKVTQTAFDLHIVRSTDDGATYEDTVDHLSESEREVTGLVFALAGYLVHDVYEIVPFMLLDSLEAIDSTRIADLVEYFEEHVDCLVVALLREDAESLSDEYAYVREI